A single Pan troglodytes isolate AG18354 chromosome X, NHGRI_mPanTro3-v2.0_pri, whole genome shotgun sequence DNA region contains:
- the LOC107971133 gene encoding putative SNURF-like protein, translating to MEQARDYLHLRWTTDQHMPEVEVQVKYRTAALSNQECQLYLRHSQQQQVLVVDFQAKLRQVFITETPRCGKKPYWNNEEAESKQNPGSIYCLLLLIRG from the coding sequence ATGGAGCAAGCAAGGGATTACTTACACCTGAGATGGACTACAGACCAGCACATGCCCGAGGTGGAAGTTCAAGTCAAATACAGAACAGCTGCACTGAGCAACCAAGAGTGTCAATTGTACCTGAGGCATTCTCAGCAGCAGCAAGTGCTTGTGGTGGATTTCCAGGCCAAACTGAGACAGGTATTCATAACTGAGACACCAAGATGTGGTAAAAAGCCGTACTGGAACAATGAGGAAGCTGAATCCAAGCAAAATCCAGGCTCCATCTACTGTTTGCTTCTGCTTATTCGGGGATGA